A genomic stretch from Chryseobacterium sp. SNU WT5 includes:
- the cphA gene encoding cyanophycin synthetase — MKIEKIQILRGPNIWSIRRPNLIQMRLDLEEVEHLPTNKIEGFRERLQKLIPSLITHRCSEGVEGGFFQRVDMGTWMGHVIEHIALEIQTVAGMDTGFGRTRETRTPGVYNVVFSYLEENAGVYAAEQSVEIAHCLIEGRDYNIDECVRNLREIREKERLGPSTGSIVQEAVARKIPWIRLGRNSLVQLGYGVNQQRFQATITGKTSSIAVDIACNKELTKKMLSEAAIPVPDGDLVSDEEGLERVVRKIGYPLVLKPLDGNHGKGSSINVNDFETAKVGLLHAQVYSQKVIVEKYVTGYDFRILVIDHKMIAAARRVPAHVIGDGSLSIQELIDKENLDPRRGYGHEKVLTEILVDKDTNELIEKLNYTLESIPKNGEIVYLKSTANLSTGGTSIDVTDMVHPENIVMAERVSRIIGLDVCGIDIMAENLTQPLKESGGAILEVNAAPGFRMHLAPSEGLPRNVAAPIVDMLYPQGKPVKIPIIAVTGTNGKTTTTRLIAQIIKNNGYRVGFTTSDGIYIQNTMLTKGDTTGPISAEFILKDPTVEFAVLETARGGILRSGLGFSTCDIGVLTNIKEDHLGMNDIHNLKDLTKVKRVVMDSVKKDGWCVLNADDDYSMRIINDLDAKVAIFSLDENNPHIKKFAKEGKITCVYEEGFVTIKKGDWKIRIAKATNIPITMEGKARFMISNVLAASLATYLHGFQIEDIANSLRTFIPSATLTPGRLNIFKFKKFQVLIDFAHNPAGYAAIEDYLKNVEATKKIGIISGVGDRRDEDIRECGKIAGRMFDYIIIRNEKHLRGRTEEEINDLIISGIQESDSTVSYECIPKEIEALKHAMSMAEDGTFITALSDVVANAIDLVQEYQNREILEEGSIS; from the coding sequence ATGAAAATTGAGAAAATACAAATTTTACGCGGACCCAATATTTGGAGTATCAGACGACCAAACCTTATTCAAATGCGTTTGGATTTGGAAGAAGTGGAGCATTTACCAACCAACAAAATTGAGGGTTTCCGCGAACGACTTCAGAAATTGATACCTTCATTAATTACCCATAGATGTTCAGAAGGAGTTGAAGGTGGTTTTTTCCAAAGGGTAGATATGGGTACCTGGATGGGTCATGTTATTGAGCACATTGCCCTGGAGATACAAACTGTTGCCGGAATGGATACAGGTTTCGGGCGAACTCGGGAAACAAGAACTCCGGGAGTTTATAATGTCGTGTTTAGTTATTTGGAAGAAAATGCCGGTGTCTATGCTGCTGAGCAATCTGTAGAGATTGCCCATTGCTTAATTGAAGGGAGAGATTATAACATTGATGAATGTGTTAGAAACTTAAGAGAGATAAGAGAAAAAGAACGTTTGGGACCATCAACTGGAAGTATCGTTCAGGAAGCAGTAGCACGTAAAATTCCTTGGATCAGATTGGGTAGAAACTCCTTAGTCCAGTTGGGGTATGGGGTTAATCAACAGCGATTTCAAGCTACCATTACCGGGAAGACAAGTTCTATTGCCGTAGATATTGCTTGTAATAAAGAACTAACTAAAAAAATGCTGAGTGAAGCAGCTATTCCTGTGCCGGATGGAGACCTGGTTTCGGATGAGGAAGGTTTAGAAAGAGTAGTTCGTAAGATTGGCTATCCTTTAGTTCTAAAACCTCTGGATGGTAATCATGGTAAAGGTTCTTCTATTAATGTAAATGATTTTGAAACCGCCAAAGTGGGACTTTTGCATGCACAGGTATACTCCCAGAAAGTAATCGTGGAAAAATATGTAACTGGATATGATTTCCGAATTTTAGTTATCGATCATAAAATGATTGCCGCTGCGAGACGAGTTCCTGCACATGTAATTGGAGATGGCTCATTATCCATCCAAGAATTAATAGACAAAGAAAATCTAGATCCGAGAAGAGGGTATGGGCACGAAAAAGTGTTAACGGAAATTTTAGTTGATAAAGACACCAATGAACTTATTGAAAAGCTGAATTATACTCTTGAATCAATTCCGAAAAATGGGGAGATTGTCTATTTAAAGTCGACCGCAAATCTTTCAACGGGTGGTACTTCAATTGATGTGACTGATATGGTGCATCCTGAGAATATTGTTATGGCCGAGAGAGTTTCCCGTATTATAGGATTAGATGTTTGTGGTATCGATATCATGGCAGAAAATCTTACGCAACCCCTTAAGGAAAGTGGCGGTGCAATATTAGAAGTGAATGCTGCTCCAGGTTTTAGAATGCATTTAGCACCAAGTGAAGGATTACCTCGTAATGTTGCTGCACCAATAGTAGATATGTTATATCCGCAAGGTAAACCCGTAAAAATCCCAATTATTGCAGTTACCGGAACAAATGGTAAAACAACAACGACGAGATTAATCGCGCAGATTATAAAAAATAATGGATATAGGGTAGGGTTTACAACCTCCGATGGGATTTACATTCAAAATACCATGCTTACCAAAGGCGATACTACAGGCCCTATTTCTGCAGAATTTATTTTAAAAGATCCCACTGTAGAATTTGCAGTTTTAGAAACAGCACGGGGCGGAATTTTACGCTCTGGACTCGGTTTCAGTACTTGTGATATCGGTGTGCTTACCAATATTAAGGAAGATCATTTAGGAATGAATGATATTCATAATCTTAAAGATTTGACGAAAGTTAAAAGAGTGGTAATGGATTCTGTGAAAAAAGATGGATGGTGCGTTTTGAATGCGGATGATGATTATTCAATGAGAATTATTAATGATCTGGATGCTAAAGTGGCCATTTTCAGTTTAGATGAAAATAATCCTCACATCAAGAAATTTGCAAAAGAAGGAAAAATTACCTGTGTTTATGAAGAAGGATTTGTAACCATTAAAAAAGGCGACTGGAAAATTCGGATTGCAAAAGCCACTAATATTCCTATTACCATGGAGGGTAAAGCCAGATTTATGATTTCAAATGTTTTGGCAGCATCTTTGGCGACCTATCTTCATGGTTTCCAAATTGAAGACATTGCCAATTCTCTTAGAACCTTTATACCAAGTGCGACCCTTACGCCAGGAAGATTAAATATATTTAAGTTTAAGAAATTCCAGGTGCTGATCGATTTTGCTCACAATCCCGCAGGTTATGCTGCGATCGAAGATTATCTGAAAAATGTGGAAGCTACCAAGAAAATAGGAATTATTTCTGGAGTTGGAGATCGGAGAGACGAAGATATTCGCGAATGTGGAAAGATTGCAGGTCGTATGTTTGATTATATCATCATCCGAAATGAAAAACATTTACGTGGTAGAACAGAAGAGGAAATAAATGATTTGATCATTTCAGGAATTCAAGAATCTGATAGTACAGTAAGTTATGAATGTATTCCTAAAGAAATTGAAGCATTGAAACATGCAATGAGCATGGCAGAAGATGGAACGTTTATTACAGCGTTGAGTGATGTTGTTGCCAATGCTATTGATTTGGTTCAGGAATATCAGAATCGAGAAATATTGGAAGAAGGTAGTATTTCTTAA
- a CDS encoding cyanophycinase — protein sequence MEAVGKLVIIGGAVNKGSFSETDYDQNIEKNLNFFERGILRKIINESRLKEDSVIEIITTASQIPQIVGPEYKKAFEFLGAKNVNILDIQNRVEANSDEITARATAADVVMFTGGDQLRLTSILGGSRFHDIILMKYLKEDFIYAGTSAGAAASSENMIYQGSSGEALLKGEIKTTQGLGFIENVIVDTHFVQRGRIGRLFQAVVNNPRTLGIGLGEDTGLFIYKDVMTAIGSGLVILVDGRFIKDTNLTMIELGKPISIDNLVVHVLSQNDYYDLKTKDLTIVNSQYSPIPQEN from the coding sequence ATGGAAGCAGTAGGAAAATTAGTGATCATTGGGGGCGCAGTAAACAAAGGCAGCTTTTCGGAAACTGATTATGATCAAAATATAGAGAAAAACTTAAATTTCTTCGAACGTGGCATTTTAAGGAAGATTATTAACGAGTCCAGATTGAAAGAGGATTCTGTGATCGAAATTATTACTACAGCTTCACAGATCCCCCAAATTGTAGGTCCAGAATATAAAAAAGCATTTGAATTTTTAGGTGCTAAAAATGTCAATATTTTAGATATTCAAAATCGAGTTGAAGCAAACAGTGACGAAATTACTGCACGGGCAACCGCTGCGGATGTAGTGATGTTTACTGGTGGTGATCAGCTCCGGTTAACTTCTATTTTGGGCGGAAGTCGATTTCACGATATTATTTTAATGAAGTATTTAAAAGAAGATTTCATTTACGCAGGAACTTCTGCGGGTGCTGCAGCATCTTCTGAAAATATGATTTACCAAGGTTCAAGTGGTGAAGCCCTGCTTAAAGGAGAAATCAAAACAACCCAGGGTTTAGGTTTTATCGAAAATGTAATCGTTGACACGCACTTTGTTCAACGTGGGAGAATAGGCAGATTATTTCAAGCAGTGGTAAACAATCCCAGAACTTTAGGAATTGGACTGGGCGAAGATACGGGCCTTTTTATCTATAAAGATGTCATGACTGCTATTGGTTCTGGATTGGTAATATTGGTTGATGGTCGATTTATTAAAGACACCAATTTGACGATGATTGAGTTAGGAAAACCAATTTCTATCGATAATCTAGTGGTTCACGTTTTATCTCAAAATGATTATTACGATTTGAAAACTAAAGATCTTACCATTGTAAATTCCCAATATAGCCCTATTCCTCAAGAGAATTAA
- a CDS encoding isoaspartyl peptidase/L-asparaginase has protein sequence MKIIIHGGFFSESDQSHEVKVSKQNSLQAIAKKSFEFLKNHSAVETVVYAVTLLEDDELYNAGTGSQIQSDGKIRMSASLMNGETQKFSGVINIENVKNPINIAQILMKEDDRVLGGNGAKKYASENGFTEFSTEIPQRRKEYEEKLKNGGKGTVGCVALDSNGKLAAATSTGGKGFEIVGRISDSATVAGNYANEYCAVSCTGVGEDIVSNATAAKIVVRVTDGLPLKEAVERTFKELKEINGFAGAIAIDKHGNIAHQDSHPTMVFTSFDGENFDIFN, from the coding sequence ATGAAAATTATTATACACGGAGGATTTTTCTCCGAAAGCGATCAAAGTCACGAGGTAAAAGTTTCAAAACAGAATTCCCTACAAGCAATTGCTAAAAAATCTTTCGAATTTTTAAAAAATCATTCTGCCGTAGAGACTGTGGTTTATGCAGTGACTCTTTTAGAAGATGATGAATTATACAATGCTGGTACAGGCTCACAAATTCAAAGTGATGGCAAGATCCGAATGAGCGCTTCCTTAATGAATGGTGAAACACAAAAATTTTCAGGAGTTATAAATATTGAAAATGTAAAAAATCCCATTAATATTGCTCAGATTTTGATGAAGGAGGACGATCGCGTTCTGGGTGGAAACGGGGCAAAGAAATATGCTTCAGAAAACGGTTTTACAGAATTCTCTACTGAAATCCCACAACGTAGAAAAGAATATGAGGAGAAATTAAAAAACGGTGGAAAAGGAACAGTAGGTTGTGTAGCCCTTGACTCAAATGGAAAATTAGCAGCAGCTACTTCTACTGGAGGGAAAGGTTTCGAAATTGTAGGAAGAATCTCAGACTCTGCAACTGTTGCAGGAAATTATGCCAACGAATATTGTGCGGTAAGTTGTACCGGTGTTGGTGAAGATATTGTGAGTAATGCGACCGCTGCAAAAATTGTCGTACGAGTTACGGATGGTCTTCCATTAAAAGAAGCAGTAGAGAGAACATTTAAAGAACTTAAAGAAATCAATGGTTTTGCAGGTGCAATTGCAATCGATAAGCATGGGAATATTGCTCATCAGGATTCTCATCCAACAATGGTATTTACGAGTTTCGATGGTGAGAATTTCGATATTTTCAATTAA
- a CDS encoding 3-oxoacyl-ACP synthase III family protein: MIKSFIKGIGHYVPENIVTNDDLSKLMTTNDEWITERTGIKERHHRKNRNDSEETTAYLGFKAAESALKMADMTGKDIDFIIFATLSPDYFFPGSGVLLQEMLGCDTIGALDVRNQCSGFVYAMSVANAFIKAGQYKNILVVGAEVHSFGLDFSDAGRGVSVIFGDGAGAIILSASEDDQKGDILATNMHSEGKHAEELCTKFPGSKFGWSDRMRLEPEAVTDAEIYPVMNGNFVFKHAVTRFPETMIEALEKAGKIPEDLDMFIPHQANLRIAQFVQKRFGLPDEKIYNNIQRFGNTTAASIPIALSEAIQNGKISRGDLVLISAFGSGFTWGSVLFEY; encoded by the coding sequence ATGATTAAAAGTTTCATTAAAGGAATTGGACATTATGTTCCAGAAAATATAGTAACCAACGACGATCTTTCAAAATTGATGACCACTAATGACGAGTGGATTACAGAACGGACGGGTATAAAAGAACGACATCACCGGAAAAACCGGAATGACTCAGAAGAAACCACGGCCTATCTTGGATTCAAAGCTGCAGAGTCTGCGTTGAAAATGGCTGATATGACCGGTAAAGATATCGACTTTATTATTTTTGCAACACTATCGCCAGATTATTTCTTTCCAGGGTCAGGAGTGTTATTGCAGGAAATGCTGGGTTGTGATACGATTGGGGCTTTAGATGTCCGGAACCAATGTTCAGGTTTTGTTTATGCAATGAGCGTTGCAAATGCATTTATTAAGGCTGGCCAGTATAAAAATATTTTGGTTGTTGGTGCGGAAGTGCATTCTTTTGGATTAGATTTTTCTGATGCTGGTAGAGGAGTATCTGTTATTTTTGGAGATGGAGCCGGAGCAATTATTTTATCCGCTTCAGAAGACGACCAAAAAGGAGATATTCTAGCTACAAATATGCATTCTGAAGGAAAACATGCTGAAGAGTTGTGCACTAAATTTCCAGGTTCAAAATTTGGATGGAGTGATCGTATGAGGTTAGAACCGGAAGCGGTAACTGATGCGGAAATTTATCCAGTGATGAATGGTAATTTTGTTTTCAAACATGCGGTAACCAGATTTCCGGAAACCATGATCGAAGCACTTGAAAAGGCTGGGAAAATACCTGAAGATCTGGATATGTTTATTCCTCATCAGGCCAATTTAAGAATTGCACAGTTTGTACAGAAGCGTTTTGGATTACCAGACGAAAAAATATATAATAATATTCAGCGGTTCGGGAATACAACGGCAGCATCTATTCCGATTGCGCTAAGTGAGGCTATACAGAATGGTAAAATCAGCAGAGGAGACCTCGTCCTTATTTCCGCCTTTGGAAGTGGGTTTACTTGGGGATCTGTTCTATTTGAATACTAA
- a CDS encoding CorA family divalent cation transporter, translated as MPLEILFKNDFCEWVDVESPTEEDLNYLHNKYNINVLLLEDTIDANHLPKFEQDGNLNFFLMRENTQLERSNLNTISDISTKLGIFLLDNVIITIHRMKNRSVYELKKEILLPVNKDISRDRIALNLALKVMKSFDDESKNLIEIMDQIESEIFLKNTNHSNHIRRLYRLKRKSGLNTRILNISTAWVDKFKLLDLDEIAVTDLKDKSKDAIADFEHLNTQVASLISMFLAMSDQKANQVMKVLAIYSMYFFPITFIAGIYGMNFVFMPELNLKYGYYITLGLMAGITLITFFYVRKKGW; from the coding sequence ATGCCGTTAGAAATTTTATTTAAAAATGATTTTTGTGAATGGGTTGATGTAGAATCGCCTACCGAAGAAGATTTGAACTATCTACATAACAAATACAACATCAATGTTCTTTTGTTAGAAGATACCATAGATGCAAACCATTTACCTAAGTTCGAACAGGACGGAAATTTAAACTTCTTCCTGATGCGAGAAAATACGCAATTGGAAAGATCCAATCTCAACACTATCAGCGATATTTCAACCAAATTAGGAATTTTTTTGTTGGACAATGTGATTATAACGATTCACCGGATGAAAAATCGAAGTGTTTACGAACTCAAAAAAGAGATCCTTCTTCCAGTGAATAAAGATATCAGCAGGGATCGAATCGCTCTTAATTTGGCTTTGAAAGTGATGAAATCGTTTGATGATGAATCTAAAAATCTGATAGAAATAATGGATCAGATTGAGAGCGAAATATTTCTAAAAAACACGAATCACTCTAATCACATTAGAAGACTTTATCGTTTAAAAAGAAAATCAGGTTTAAATACAAGAATTCTCAATATTTCTACCGCATGGGTAGATAAATTTAAACTATTAGATCTAGATGAAATTGCGGTAACTGATCTAAAAGATAAGAGTAAAGATGCAATTGCGGATTTTGAACATTTGAATACTCAGGTTGCCAGTTTAATTTCGATGTTTCTCGCCATGAGTGATCAAAAGGCAAATCAGGTAATGAAAGTTCTCGCAATATATTCGATGTATTTCTTCCCGATTACTTTTATTGCGGGGATTTATGGGATGAACTTCGTTTTTATGCCTGAACTTAATTTGAAATATGGTTATTATATTACGCTCGGATTAATGGCCGGCATTACATTGATTACTTTTTTTTACGTGCGGAAAAAAGGTTGGTAA
- a CDS encoding sodium-translocating pyrophosphatase codes for MELFYLVPIFGIIALIYTFVQSSWVSKQNAGNDRMKEIAGYISDGAMAFLKAEYKVMGYFVIVVAILLAVMGGSSANSHWSIGIAFVLGAILSALAGFIGMKIATKSNVRTAEAAKTSLSKALKVSFTGGSVMGMGVAGLAVLGLGGLYIIIKQIFAPGAGVDSHEMERTIEILTGFSLGAESIALFARVGGGIYTKAADVGADLVGKVEAGIPEDDPRNPATIADNVGDNVGDVAGMGADLFGSYVATVLATMVLGRETLSIDAFGGFAPILLPMLIAGTGIIYSMIGTLFVKIGETTSLDIAPVQNALNLGNWGSIVLTAISSYFLVNYLMPETMTLRGHEFTKMGVFGAIIVGLVVGTLMSIITEYYTAMGKKPVKSIIKQSSTGHATNIIGGLAVGMESTMLPILVLAGGIYGSYYCAGLYGVAIAAAGMMATTAMQLAIDAFGPIADNAGGIAEMSELPKEVRERTDVLDAVGNTTAATGKGFAIASAALTALALFAAFVGIAGIDGIDIYRADVLAGLFVGAMIPFIFSSLAIRAVGTAAMAMVEEVRRQFREIPGILEGKAVPEYEKCVAISTDASLKKMMLPGAIALVSPLIMGFIFGPEVLGGFLAGATVSGVLMGIFQNNAGGAWDNAKKSFEQGVEINGETHYKGSEAHKASVTGDTVGDPFKDTSGPSMNILIKLMSIISLVIAPTLAVMHKDKIEENRKDKLESLQKLVGITAAPIVVAGQNAIVPVVVKGTLNEDGDFVYDTGNIQEIKLSNKSIGVGENSQLFALYNGLKLEDQNVLNKDKWFTIENLYFQTGSSDLKPGSEEQLNNLAEILNAYPNTKVKLGGYTDNTGSEQGNLKLSNLRAQAAKLKLLEMGIAADRVEAEGYGSQFPVCEANDTDECKAQNRRIDVRVLNF; via the coding sequence ATGGAGTTATTTTATTTAGTACCAATATTTGGTATTATAGCCTTAATCTACACCTTTGTTCAAAGCTCTTGGGTGAGTAAGCAAAATGCAGGTAATGACCGCATGAAGGAAATTGCCGGTTATATTTCAGATGGAGCAATGGCTTTCTTAAAAGCGGAGTACAAAGTAATGGGTTATTTCGTAATAGTCGTTGCAATTTTATTAGCTGTAATGGGTGGATCAAGTGCCAATTCTCACTGGAGTATCGGTATTGCATTCGTTCTAGGTGCAATTCTTTCTGCGCTTGCAGGATTTATCGGAATGAAGATTGCGACCAAATCTAACGTAAGAACAGCTGAAGCAGCAAAAACTTCATTGTCAAAAGCATTGAAAGTTTCATTCACTGGAGGTTCCGTAATGGGAATGGGGGTCGCTGGTTTAGCAGTTTTAGGTTTAGGTGGTTTGTACATCATCATTAAACAAATTTTTGCGCCAGGTGCGGGAGTAGATTCTCATGAGATGGAAAGAACCATTGAGATTCTTACAGGATTCTCTTTAGGTGCAGAATCTATTGCACTTTTCGCTAGAGTTGGTGGAGGTATTTATACCAAAGCAGCCGATGTTGGTGCCGATCTAGTTGGGAAAGTTGAAGCTGGAATTCCAGAAGATGATCCTAGAAACCCAGCGACGATCGCTGATAACGTTGGAGACAATGTGGGAGATGTTGCAGGAATGGGCGCCGATTTATTCGGTTCTTATGTTGCAACAGTTTTAGCAACGATGGTTTTGGGTAGAGAGACTTTATCTATCGATGCATTTGGAGGTTTTGCTCCAATTCTTTTACCAATGTTAATTGCAGGAACAGGGATTATCTATTCAATGATCGGAACCTTGTTTGTGAAAATTGGTGAAACTACAAGTTTAGATATTGCTCCAGTTCAGAATGCGTTAAACTTAGGAAACTGGGGAAGTATTGTTTTAACAGCGATTTCTTCTTACTTCCTGGTGAATTATTTAATGCCGGAAACGATGACTTTAAGAGGTCATGAATTTACAAAAATGGGAGTTTTTGGTGCAATCATCGTAGGATTAGTAGTTGGTACTTTAATGAGTATCATTACAGAATATTACACCGCGATGGGTAAAAAACCGGTTAAAAGTATCATCAAACAATCTTCTACAGGTCACGCAACCAACATTATTGGCGGACTCGCAGTTGGGATGGAATCTACCATGTTACCAATTCTTGTTTTAGCAGGTGGTATTTATGGATCCTATTATTGTGCAGGACTTTACGGTGTAGCAATTGCTGCCGCAGGAATGATGGCAACTACAGCAATGCAGTTGGCGATTGATGCTTTCGGACCGATTGCTGATAACGCAGGTGGTATTGCAGAGATGAGTGAATTACCAAAAGAAGTGCGAGAAAGAACAGATGTTCTTGATGCAGTAGGAAATACTACAGCAGCTACAGGAAAAGGATTTGCAATAGCTTCTGCTGCCTTAACAGCGTTGGCATTATTTGCTGCCTTCGTAGGAATTGCAGGTATTGATGGAATTGATATTTATAGAGCCGATGTTTTGGCAGGACTATTTGTTGGAGCCATGATTCCATTCATCTTCTCATCTCTTGCGATTAGAGCGGTAGGTACTGCTGCAATGGCGATGGTAGAAGAAGTTCGTCGTCAGTTCCGGGAGATTCCTGGAATCTTAGAAGGAAAAGCAGTTCCTGAATATGAGAAATGTGTAGCGATCTCTACAGATGCATCGCTTAAAAAAATGATGCTTCCCGGAGCAATTGCTTTGGTGTCACCTTTAATTATGGGATTCATTTTTGGACCAGAAGTTTTAGGAGGATTTTTAGCAGGTGCTACTGTTTCTGGAGTGTTGATGGGAATCTTTCAAAATAACGCCGGAGGTGCTTGGGATAACGCTAAAAAATCTTTTGAGCAAGGAGTTGAAATCAATGGTGAAACGCATTACAAAGGTTCTGAAGCCCACAAAGCATCAGTTACCGGAGATACCGTAGGTGATCCTTTCAAAGATACCTCTGGACCATCGATGAATATTTTGATAAAATTAATGTCGATAATTTCTTTAGTAATTGCTCCGACTTTAGCGGTGATGCATAAAGATAAAATCGAAGAAAATCGAAAAGATAAATTAGAATCATTACAAAAATTAGTTGGAATAACAGCTGCACCTATTGTCGTAGCTGGCCAGAATGCTATTGTTCCAGTAGTAGTAAAAGGAACGCTTAATGAAGATGGTGATTTCGTGTATGACACTGGAAATATTCAAGAAATAAAATTGAGCAACAAATCAATCGGAGTTGGAGAAAATAGCCAGTTGTTTGCTTTGTATAATGGATTAAAATTAGAAGACCAGAATGTTTTAAATAAAGATAAATGGTTCACTATTGAAAACCTTTATTTCCAGACTGGCAGTAGTGATTTGAAACCAGGCTCTGAGGAGCAATTGAACAATTTGGCTGAAATTTTAAATGCTTATCCAAATACAAAAGTGAAATTGGGTGGTTATACCGATAATACAGGAAGTGAACAGGGAAATTTAAAGCTTTCAAATCTTCGTGCACAAGCTGCTAAATTAAAACTGTTAGAAATGGGAATCGCTGCTGACAGAGTTGAAGCTGAAGGATATGGTTCTCAGTTTCCAGTTTGTGAAGCAAATGATACTGATGAATGTAAAGCACAAAACAGAAGAATTGATGTTCGTGTTTTGAATTTTTAA
- a CDS encoding inorganic pyrophosphatase, which yields MIPNFKAHPWHGIPVGDESPNVVNVFVEIVPSDTIKYEIDKQSGYLKVDRPQQFSNIIPALYGFIPRTYCHDEVLKLAVESGAQNVDMGDLDPLDICVLSSHNIHSGGMLMEALPIGGFKMIDKGEADDKIVAVMKGDHAFGHFRDITELPEAEVKRLMHYFLTYKNLPDEPAKCTIHEVYGAEHAKKVIQASQKDYANKFGG from the coding sequence ATGATACCTAATTTTAAAGCACACCCATGGCATGGAATCCCTGTTGGGGATGAATCGCCAAATGTTGTAAATGTATTTGTAGAAATTGTGCCTAGTGACACTATCAAATATGAAATCGATAAGCAAAGTGGTTACCTGAAAGTTGACCGTCCACAACAGTTTTCTAATATTATTCCTGCATTATATGGATTTATTCCTAGAACATATTGTCATGACGAAGTTTTGAAATTAGCAGTTGAAAGTGGGGCGCAAAATGTAGATATGGGGGATTTGGATCCTCTTGATATTTGTGTATTGAGTTCTCACAACATTCACTCTGGTGGTATGTTGATGGAAGCTTTGCCAATCGGTGGTTTCAAAATGATCGATAAAGGAGAAGCTGATGATAAAATTGTTGCAGTAATGAAAGGAGATCATGCTTTTGGTCATTTCCGAGATATTACAGAATTACCTGAGGCTGAAGTGAAGCGATTAATGCACTATTTCTTAACGTACAAGAATCTCCCAGATGAACCTGCAAAGTGTACCATTCATGAAGTATACGGAGCAGAACATGCCAAAAAAGTGATTCAAGCTTCGCAAAAAGATTATGCTAATAAATTTGGAGGGTAA
- a CDS encoding class I SAM-dependent methyltransferase encodes MIKMLYRKVVPEKVRNQIHVDIRKIKALFLKGNQFYCPCCEKPSAKFLEKGNGMELRENAVCANCGSLERTRLLYLYLKNETTIFEGTPNVLHFAPEQPLKNRLKKNPNYIDVDLNPNLATYKMDITRLEFENEKFDFIICSHVLGHVSAENKALHELYRVLGKDGNLFLLSLMDLNSQKTIEDKKYKTPRERLNVYGEKDLERLYGNDFAARIGNEKMIIEKIDYRMNFSEEEKIKMSLGNGKREIIYKVSRK; translated from the coding sequence ATGATAAAAATGCTTTATAGGAAAGTAGTTCCTGAAAAAGTACGCAATCAAATTCATGTTGACATCAGGAAAATAAAAGCCTTGTTTTTAAAAGGTAATCAGTTCTATTGTCCTTGTTGTGAGAAGCCTTCTGCTAAGTTTTTGGAGAAGGGAAATGGTATGGAACTCAGAGAGAATGCGGTTTGTGCCAACTGTGGTTCTCTAGAAAGAACCCGTCTGCTCTACCTTTATCTTAAAAATGAAACTACAATTTTTGAAGGTACTCCGAATGTTCTTCATTTTGCACCAGAACAACCTTTGAAAAATAGATTGAAGAAAAATCCAAATTATATTGATGTAGACCTCAATCCGAATCTTGCGACCTATAAAATGGATATTACCAGATTGGAATTCGAAAACGAAAAGTTTGACTTTATCATCTGCTCGCATGTATTAGGACATGTTTCTGCAGAAAATAAAGCACTGCACGAGCTTTACCGGGTGTTGGGAAAAGATGGTAATTTGTTTTTACTTTCATTAATGGATCTAAATTCTCAGAAAACAATCGAAGATAAAAAATATAAAACTCCGCGAGAAAGACTTAATGTCTATGGAGAGAAAGATCTGGAACGACTCTATGGAAACGATTTTGCTGCCAGAATTGGGAATGAAAAAATGATTATTGAAAAGATTGATTATCGGATGAATTTCAGTGAAGAAGAAAAGATTAAAATGTCTTTAGGGAATGGGAAACGTGAAATTATTTATAAAGTAAGCCGAAAATAA